Genomic segment of Cytobacillus suaedae:
ATCCTCCAACTTCTCATATTGTCATGAGGGATTTAAAGAAAATTAATAAAGAAGACGGTATAACTACCATTGTAAATTTACACTTTATTGATATGGCAATGGAATATGCAGATCGAATTATAGGTATGCGTGGTGGAGAGATTGTATTTGATGGTCCTGCATCCACAGTTACAGAGAAAACATTCGAGCAAATTTACGGTCGTCCTATCAAGGAAGATGATTTGCGCGGGAGTGTAGAAGAAAATGAGTAAACTAGCTGAGCCAACCAAAAAAATTCCTATTGTTCCTGCAAAAACAAAGGCTACTTTTACAAGTATTTTGGTAGTAATAGTTGCACTTTACATCGGGGCTGCTTATTTTACTGAGGCATATCCAGATCGAATTATCGAAGGCTTGCCCATCGTTATAGATTTTATTGTAAAGGACCTTTTCCCGCCAAACTGGGGCTATGTGGATAAGGTTATGGGAAGTTTGATTGAAACATGGAATATGGCACTTTTAGCTACAACCCTTTCAGCTATTTTTGCACTTCCTATCAGTTTTTTAGCAGCATCTAATATTAATAAAAGTAAAGGGTTTTATAGAACAGTACGTTTCCTATTAAACATTTTACGTACAATTCCAGAACTTATTCTAGCTGTTATTTTAGTAGCATTAATGGGTATTGGTGCACTAGCTGGTATTGGTGCATTATTTATCTTTTCTCTAGGAATATTAGCAAAGTTAATTAGTGAGACGATTGAAGCCATCGATCCAAATCCGTTAGAGGCAATTCGCGCAACTGGTGGGAACATTATTCAAGTTATCTGGTATGGTGTTATGCCACAAATTTTACCGCACTTTACTTCTT
This window contains:
- the phnE gene encoding phosphonate ABC transporter, permease protein PhnE — protein: MSKLAEPTKKIPIVPAKTKATFTSILVVIVALYIGAAYFTEAYPDRIIEGLPIVIDFIVKDLFPPNWGYVDKVMGSLIETWNMALLATTLSAIFALPISFLAASNINKSKGFYRTVRFLLNILRTIPELILAVILVALMGIGALAGIGALFIFSLGILAKLISETIEAIDPNPLEAIRATGGNIIQVIWYGVMPQILPHFTSYSLYVLEINVRASVVLGFVGAGGIGLILKHQLALFNFGNVSTIVIMTFIAVTIIDFVSNRIRERFI